One genomic segment of Salinigranum rubrum includes these proteins:
- a CDS encoding prepilin peptidase, whose product MFASVPDLLRLVAIPVLGWAAFSDIRTRRVPNRLWLPLAGLGVLLLVWDLITHLPPATFDDRLFLVQVGVSVLFVVPFSYLFWRLGGFGGADAKALIALALLLPTYPVYFLPSMALPLVEAPLGVFSFTVLTNTVVVAVVYPLAIGARNLLAGDIAPTMLFGRRVDVTDLPSEHGRLFETLDGYTRGGLDLDALRMYLRWRGSSFETLFGAPEALRDPATVDETFDPTDGRVDPPGVVTDGGMAHDAEATDHQNPSITVPDADVDVDAFDDPWAAEQFLDSIEGTAYGTTPETLRDGLELVSARERVWISPGIPFLVPMFVGLLLAFAYGDVLFGLLAALGLG is encoded by the coding sequence ATGTTCGCATCGGTACCCGACCTCCTGCGTCTCGTCGCTATTCCCGTGCTGGGCTGGGCGGCGTTCTCCGACATCCGGACGCGCCGGGTCCCCAATCGACTCTGGCTCCCACTCGCCGGCCTCGGCGTCCTCCTCTTGGTGTGGGACCTCATCACGCACCTGCCCCCCGCGACGTTCGACGACCGGCTCTTCCTCGTCCAGGTCGGCGTGAGCGTCCTCTTCGTCGTCCCCTTCTCGTATCTGTTCTGGCGGCTGGGCGGCTTCGGCGGTGCCGACGCGAAGGCGCTCATCGCGCTCGCACTCCTCCTCCCCACCTACCCGGTGTACTTCCTCCCCTCGATGGCGCTCCCCCTCGTCGAGGCTCCGCTCGGCGTGTTCTCGTTCACGGTCCTGACGAACACCGTCGTCGTCGCCGTCGTCTACCCGCTCGCTATCGGCGCGCGGAACCTCCTCGCGGGTGACATCGCCCCCACCATGCTCTTCGGTCGACGGGTCGACGTGACCGACCTTCCGAGCGAGCACGGCCGACTGTTCGAGACGCTCGACGGCTACACTCGCGGCGGCCTCGACCTCGACGCCCTCCGGATGTACCTCCGGTGGCGGGGCAGTTCGTTCGAGACCCTTTTCGGCGCCCCCGAAGCGCTCCGTGACCCTGCGACCGTCGACGAGACGTTCGACCCGACCGACGGCCGCGTCGACCCTCCCGGAGTCGTCACCGACGGCGGCATGGCTCACGACGCCGAAGCGACCGACCACCAGAACCCGTCGATCACCGTTCCCGACGCCGATGTTGACGTGGACGCGTTCGACGACCCCTGGGCGGCCGAGCAGTTCCTCGACAGTATCGAGGGGACCGCCTACGGAACCACACCCGAGACGCTGCGTGACGGCCTCGAACTCGTCTCCGCCCGCGAGCGGGTCTGGATCTCACCCGGCATCCCGTTCCTCGTCCCCATGTTCGTCGGCCTCCTCCTCGCGTTCGCGTACGGGGACGTGCTGTTCGGTCTCCTCGCGGCGCTGGGTCTCGGATGA
- the fer gene encoding ferredoxin Fer produces MPTVEYLNYEVLDDQGWDMDDDDLFDKAADAGLDDEDYGTLDVNQGEYILEAAEAQGYDWPFSCRAGACANCAAILTKGGIDMDMQQILSDEEVDEKMVRLTCIGTPTEDEVQIVYNAKHLDYLQNRVI; encoded by the coding sequence ATGCCTACGGTAGAATACCTCAACTACGAAGTGCTCGACGATCAGGGCTGGGATATGGACGACGACGACCTCTTCGACAAGGCCGCCGACGCCGGCCTCGACGACGAGGATTACGGCACCCTGGACGTCAATCAGGGCGAGTACATTCTCGAGGCCGCCGAGGCACAGGGCTACGACTGGCCCTTCTCGTGCCGTGCAGGCGCCTGTGCAAACTGTGCTGCCATCCTGACGAAGGGCGGCATCGACATGGACATGCAGCAGATCCTCTCGGACGAGGAAGTCGACGAGAAGATGGTCCGCCTGACCTGCATCGGCACGCCGACGGAGGACGAGGTCCAGATCGTCTACAACGCCAAGCACCTCGACTACCTCCAGAACCGCGTCATCTGA